The genomic interval ATGATTGCATAGTGTGCTAGATCACTGTTTCAGTAAACCTTTTAGAGGTTTATTTATGGATCTTTTGACAAAACACAAGCACCCCAGCAATACTTGATATTTTTGAGTAGTGTGTTTCACATTGTGTTAGACAAAATGCACCAATACAATTTCCTAAGTTTACGTACAAATCCTTTTTAATAAGCTTTTACAGTGTTAAACCTTAGGTTGGATTCCACAACTTAGGCCTATGTTGTGGTAAGGCTAAATTTTTAAGTATCTGGGTGAACTGATCATTTTCATCTCTCTAATGCTGGTAACTGGCCAATGTCGCTTCATCCTTATTTTAACACCTTAGGTTGGATTCCACAACTTAGGCCTATGTTGTGGTAAGGCTAAATTTTTAAGTATCTGGGTGAACTGATCATTTTCATCTCTCTAATGCTGGTAACTGGCCAATGTCACTTCATCCTTACTTTAAACTAGTGGTGACATGGGGCTCTCAACACACATTTGATTCCTTTCTACGTCTGAGCTGCACTTGCTTTCCATACAAGGGGCTGTAACTGTAAATGAAGACTTATTTCATCCAGGTCAGTATTCCCACAAAGATTTGTGGAGAACAAACTATATTTGTTTAAAACCAAAGTTTAATAAGGTACCTGCCCAGATTTTGAGGTGAGGGTATTTTCTCTGAGTATTCTTTTTTGTAAGTAAATATGTATAAGTAtagtttaaaattaatgcacctgcagcatcccaaGTTGCTGTTGCTCCCACCACAGGGGAAAGCCCCAGGACTTGGATTCAGCTCTGAGTTGCTGAAGCTGAACTTTGGTTAGGAAGTTGTTTGGCTCAGACTGAATTTAATTTAGATAAGTAAATGATGCCATACTTGCTAGATTTGGGTCAGGCCTGTGGCATCCTTGGAAACAGATGAAAATTCTCCATCTGACCCTCTGTTTTGTGAGGAACAGCTGACAAAGACAAAGTTTCAGGCAGTGTTCTTACAGCTGGGATTGTCAGGTAAATAGAGAGCTTTAATTAAGGCCGAGTGTTACTGGGTTTCAGACACAATCAGTTTGTGAGCGTCTGCGATCGCTTACAGCGATGGAAGGCAGTTTCTCCAGCAGCCCTGTAAGAGCCAGCCACAGTGACGAGCATAGGTGCCCTCCACAGCCCTAAAGTGGGTGTGCTCTGTAGAGAACAGAAACACACTAGCAGCACATTTGTGAAAGTCACTTATTCTGTCATGGGTATGTTTTTTGCCTTGCTTACCTTTTGTTTCAGGTAAATATTAGTTGTTTAAGTATCGAAGACTTTCATGTACTAAAAAAGCTGTAGGAGAGTTCAGTTTGCATACAGTGCAATAGTAAGTGGTCTCTGCATTTGCTGGAAAGTGGTGTTTCATACAGTTTTCGTTTAGATTTAAATACTTCCTGTGAGATtcaggaataaaaggaaagcaaaaaccCTATTCAGAAAGTAAAAATGTAGAGCCATCTTAATAACTTAACCAAAGTTTCAGTGTAGCTGGTTGCTAATAAAATCACAAACCAGTCCTTACTAAGTATGTGTCAATATACTGCAAGTGCATCTAGTGATTATATATATCAGGTACCTTGGAGTATCTCTATACATGGGactattttctgtttgcttttctaaaaaattaggacatttaatgaaaaatattattgcGGTGTATCGCTGAATATGAAATGCTGGCTGCTCTATATCAaccttttttgtattttagtCATATACTATTACAGTATTTATTTGTGCAAAGTTACAAATCCCTAATATATGAAAAGAGCTTTCCTGttactttggaaaataaaaaaaagcccccTTCTCAGTCTTTAAAAAGCaactccttttgtttttgttttctttcagcttaGAAAAAAACTAGCAATTACAAATTTGTAGGAGTTTCTCCTTATTGATTTTTCCCCATActtcttgcaaaataaaatatatgtagcatttaattaaaaaatctagAGCCATGAAAACACAACACGTTTTACAACAGCACGTGTCCTCAGGGTGTTTCTTTTAGATATTACATATCACTGACAGCTTGAAAGATTTCACCTCCATTTCACCTCCATACCCACGTCGTATAATGGGGTAGTGGAGGATGTTGCTCTCTGTTGGTATTTTATAATGTACAATAGTAAATagtaaaataagaataaaagcaaaaattttattACCACTATAATCACTCCTAGGTTAATGATTTGAATTTAaacattaaagcaaaataactaaagggctttttctttcagtagttTGCTGACCCGCTTTTAAGCGCTGTTCCTATCATATAAGTGGgacttgtttttttaaagaagttctTGATTGAGCTCTGGAAAGAAGCCAGTGTTGATTCCTCTTTGCTTAAGTgcacatttgttttatttaatgtacTGGTCAAAGTTTTCCTTGGAAATTGCAGCATGTGCAACAAGACTTGGAATGTGTAAGGATGATATAATTCTGCATTCAGCATCCATTTCATTTGTGATTTGGTGCTGGGAAATGTTGGAATGTTTGATTGTGCCAGAAACTGTGTTTAAACAAAGGACCCAACTCACTGTGGACAAGACCTTTGGAGTTTATTATATCatggaaatttcattttaaatgttcATGCTTGACAGATATGCTATGGATTGCTTATTACCTTTCTCCGTGTAATCAATGAAAGGTAAAACAGGGAATAATTTAATGCAGTTTATTTGCTTAGTGTAAGATGATTCTTGCTATTTTTagtcagcttttccttttgtttttaaactgttctCCCAGTGCTAATTTAACAATGTATTACTATTTTCTATTTACTTAAGAAACTTTCCCTAAGCTGCAGTTGGTCTCTACAGCCACTAGGGGTCACACTTAGGAATAATTCACTACCCCTCTCTTGGgtccaaatgctgctttttcctgaaaaaattcAGGACTTGAAGAAGTGGAGGTGTGCATATTCTACATAATTTTAACATCTGTTAAATAAAAGAGTGGGTAAAATTATTCCTTCAgcacttctctttcctttccaatgagagaattacagaatgggtcaggttggaagggatcacaTCTGGTCCAACCCCCCTGCTCAAACAGGATAATCCCAAAGCACATTGCACAGGGTTGCATCCAGATTATTCCTTAATATCTCCAGtaagggagactccacaccctctctgggcagtctgttccaatcCACAGTtacctgcacagtaaagaagttcttcctcacatTTAGGTGGAACTTCCTGTCCATCAGTTTCCacccattgcctcttgtcctattgcttgacagcactgagaagagcctggaaaCATCCTCTCAACACCTTCCCTTCACATACTTATACTCTCAGTTGTCTGTTTTCTGGAGCACATCAGTTAAGActtaattctgtgttttaaagtCAGAAGGTAGaccaacaaagcaaaagaacTAAGTACATTGAGAAGTATGATACTAATAAGGTAACTATTCAATCCATGCTTAAATTTTTAGGGAATAATTTAGCACTTAAAGTGTGGCTTGTTGCTCATTAATATAgcaattttgtgttttctacATTATCTAGGTGATTGATATAGGTTCTGGGAAAGGCTACCTGAGCTCATTTTTGTCCATGCAATATAACTTAAAAGTTTATGGCATTGACTCCTCAAGCTCCAACACAAATGGTGCTcatgaaagaaatagaaaattgaAGAAACACTGGAGAGCGTATCAGAGTcgaggaaaagaaaatctcaaaaGCCAGCGTTTGGAAAAGGCAAATGACAGGCCAGTGGAAAGTGAAATTAATTGTAAAACAATCAATGAAGAACTCTTAAGTAATGCCAACAGTCTTCCAAATCAGGACCAAGTGATTATCCAAGATCTAGTTCCTTCTTGTGGTTTCACAGAAATGGCTGCACTCGAAACCAACACAGAAGCTGAAGCTGATTTAATGACTGGGACACAATCTCATGAGACCAAACTTTCTGACGAGGTTCTTGCTGTTCTAAATGTTCTTCCTGCTGATGCTGtagaagatttttcttcatctcaTAACTGTGTGGAACTctgtgaagaggaaaaagtacaaagaaaaatgacatCTCCCCAGACTAAAGAAAGAAAGTCAAGTGAATCGAACCTGTATTTTCCATTGACGTCTTGCATCACTGCAGAAACAGAACTCAAGGACATCATAACAGATCTGGAGGTTATTTTACTCtaaatatttactgtatttaGAAAGTCATTGTCTTTATATTACCATTTTAATATGTACATGTTTGCTGAGTATACATAAAGTGCTGTCTCTGGTGTAAATGAATATTCTGGCTCAATAATGGTTTTTAACCAGGTAGCAGAAGCATGCCTACCAGATAAAGattgtttttctattttgataTATGTGTTGGGATTATTTTGAATCAATCTTTAGAATTTATGACATAGATAATAATCAGCTGTCAAAGTTAGCAGCATATTCCGTTATTTTACAATTTCATTATAGATAAAATCTAATTATTATGGATTTATTACTCTTTACCAGGTAGGTGCATGTATTAAGCATTGGAGTTTCAATTTTCCTAaaagttcttattttttcaagttATGTATTTTTGTACTTATCATCATACTGGGAAGACATAGGAGAATTTATTATGTATGGTACTCAAGAGGAAGAGTTtgtaaagaattattttattttgactttacagaaatatttcaagttaGTTAATTTAGTAATTTGCTAGCTGGCAGGGTTTGTGTCTACACAAACAAGCCCAAGTTCAGCTGCCCAAAGACACTGGCACAAGTCTAGAAACTCTGAGGTTGTATGTTTAGTTTTTATGCCTGAACTAACATACATTGATTGAGTAGATGCATTCAGTCTTTTATGGAATGATAAAAACTTCTCTGTGTTCAGTAGTAACCAAACTCTTATTACAGGGTGTAATAATCTGTGATTCAAGACCACAGGTTCATGCTGATGGCCCTATCAGTAGAGCTAAAAATGCAACTGAGTATCTGAGAGCATGTGGAGCAAGCTCATGTCTGTCTTTAAAAGACACACTGACCAGCAGGGTTTGTTGATGAAACATATGCCTGTACATTtgcacagctggattttgtATCCTCTTATTGTGTAATTTGTACGATGTTAAAGATGGAAGAAATCCTATGTCACTGCTTTCttgatataaaaaaatactgtcagGGAACGtgaaagaggaaagcagaagtttAACTGTTTCAGCTATGAATGCACTATGTAATACATGTGGGTGAGATAATCAGATAAAATCAGCATGATTGGAGTAAGGTATCTCAGTTCAGTGACCCTGGCCTAATTTCTTGTTGATAACCTGTAGGAGTggaggctctggggacactttATAGCACCTTTCAGTGCCTAACTAGGACATTACAGGAGGGCTGGAGAGGTAATTATTGAAAGGGCATGTAATGAtagaacaagggggaatggccttAAGATGAaggagggtagatttagattaggtAGAtgttaaaaggaatttttttgttgtaagggtgatgaggcactgaaACAAATTGCCcaaagaagttgtggatgccaCTGGAAGttgaaggccaggttggatgaggctttgagcaagCTGATCCAGGgggcagggggcttggaactAGGTGATAtctaaggtcctttccaaccctaATGACTTtttgattctatgattaatAAATATGTCTGGAATTCAAAACAACACTGTGTTTGCCATGTGGATCCCAACTAATAATGTCAGAAGGGAAATATCTTGTTATGAATGGTGAGAAGAGAGAGATAGTTTTTATGgagaaatggagggaaaaaggaagttGTAGAAAAAAGGGAAGTAGGAAATAGAATGGACAGAAGAGCAGAGCATGTGAAGCTGAAGTTCTTACTTTGTGGTGTGAAAGAGAACACCCGTTTGTTGTTGAATAGTAGCAGGCATACTGAGAAACTGTCAGTACTGCTGTTTGGGTAATAGCAAAGCCTGCTCTTCACCTGATACCTGTATTGAGAAAGTTGGTTTGATTTCAGCGTCTTAAACTAGCAGAAATGCCTTAGGTCCAGCCAGGTTTACAGCAAGGAATATTTACTAAGAAAAGTAGCAGTGGTACTAATAACAAGAACAGGAAACCTGGAAAGGACAAGAGAAGATGGCCTGTGCCCAGTAAACATGTAGATAGTCCCTTCTATGCAGCTGTTACTCATGGTCTTGAACTTCTGCTGCACCATGGCCAGTTTTCACCATATTTTCCTAGCACTGAATAGCTTTGATTAGTATTGAAAAATTCTAGAACAGACCAGCAGGGGTCCTCACGGAGTTGGATATTTCTACAGCTCACTATTTGCACCATGTTTGggttttggagtttgtttttatttgtgctcTTTCAGTTGATGAAGGAGTTTATTAattgttgccttttttctttttcttcttaggaCTGTATGATGGTGGGTCTGCATACATGTGGAGATCTTGCTGCAGATACACTACGAATTTTTACTGCCAAGCCTGAAATCAAAGCCGTTTGCAGTGTGGGCTGCTGCTACCATCTGTTGTCAGAACAGTTTGAAAATCAAGAAGGTAATTCTTCTGAGCTTAACTTGCGGCTGCCAGTTTGCATGTTGAGAGTATTAATACCTTTTAATTAATAACATCCTTGTGTTTGTTCCTTTCCAGTGGCTTATTTAGTACTGGTTTTATCTACTTTACGAGATCCTTTAAACCCAGATGCTTTGTTGCTTTTCTGTTATGCCaatattcctgatatttttaCTGAGATTAGGGACATAAGTGCGTAATATTTTTATATGGTTATGATTACAGCTGGCTTTAATGGTAATTCACTTATAAATGTATAGGGTCTTTTAGTCCAGTATGTCTCCAtctttttcagatattttgtaCCAGATTTTGTCCTTGGCTGTCTGTCTGCATGCAGCATCCAATTATGTTAAGTTGCACATACACAACAATGAGCAGAATGAAGTTTTTGTGGTGTAAGATAATACTCAAAAAAAGTCatctgggtgctgtgctggtctTTGCCTGTTCAGCCCATCATGCAACAGTACATATAGAAGCGTTTTTCTTGGAGAGATaacctgaaaattatttatggATTCAGAATATAAGCAAATTTTCCTACAAATGGGAGGGTGTCATTTTTGAGAGAAAGCTGTTATTTTTACTTGAAATTCTGTATAATGCAAAAGATTTATGGAGCTGGCTTTCCTGAGACAAGTGGTGCGTAGCTGAGCTGTCTGAATGACCATCTGCTGACATCCTAGGACCTGATCATCATATCAGTAAATCTGGGAAAGGGGTGGCTTGGCAAGGTTTACTTCAGCTTTTTCATGGAACTTCACAGACACAAAGGCCCAGGTATTGCTCCTTAACAGAACTCGTTATATAGCTGTAGCTCCTTGCATAGATTGTATAGCTCCTATAGCTCCTTAGGCAGctacagcagagctctgccctgacCATGACACATGCTAGCTCTTGCTTGCTTTAATAATCTTTTCatggtatttttaatttgctctgcAGCTATTTTAAGGGTTTTTCAGTGTATTAGTCTTAGTAATTTCAAAGTACTTCAGCTCACtccaaaagcaaaggaaaggaaaatacaattGGAATTTCTGTGCTATAGAAATgcaattagagaaaaaaaaccatgtaATTACTTTTATATCAGAGTTTTAAGAAATTAAGAACTTTTCAGGTACTTGTCATTAAGATATCAGAGTTTTAAGAAATGAAGAACTTTTCAGGTACTTGTCATTAAATCTGAGTTTCTGAAACATTTGGTTGTTTCTTATTATTGAAAAGAGGACACAGCTTCCTGTGCTAGCCATATAGGATTACTTTTTGCAGACCAGTGCATAAACCCAGACACTACCAAAGGATCAGGCATGTTAACCTTTTCAAAGTTCAAGCAAACAGATATATGTCCATGGTAAGAAGAGATACTGCAGTTTCATAGCTGTGTGGAAATGAAGTCAAATTGCATGTTGGAATACAATTGGAATTTCTGTGCTATAGAAATGCaactagagaaaaaaaccatACAATTACTTTTATATCAGAGTTTTAAGAAATGAAGAACTTTTCAGGTACTTGTCATTAAATCTGAGTTTCTGAAACATTTGGTTGTTTCTTATTATTGAAAAGAGGACACAGCTTCCTGTGCTAGCCATATAGGATTACTTTTTGCAGACCAGTGCATAAACCCAGACACTACCAAAGGATCAGGCATGTTAACCTTTTCAAAGTTCAAGCAAACAGATATATGTGCATGGTAAGAAGAGATACTGCAGTTTCATAGCTGTGTGGAAATGAAGTCAAATTGCATGTTGGAATTTCTAGCTGTttgattttttctcttcttgaatgacaaaattattctcatttctagctgtttgattttttctcttcttgaagGACAAAATTATTCTTGGTGGAGAACATTTGgacagaacaaaaggaaattacagtattttttctttttttttttttaagaataggTGTATAGTCCTAGTAATgctcaaaataattatttttttttactattactATGAGAGTGCATATTCTAAAATGTATAATGCTGTTGTATTCCCTCACTAAGTCATATACCATATGGCTTGTTCTTAAATGTGAAGTGCAGGGCTAAGAGAACAAGGACTGACagagtaaaaatgtttttcaaagggaaaatgggaaagaattAGGCCTGTATCTTGTTCCTGTGCATGGACTTCAAAGTGACAAAGCATTCTAGAGGACGCTAGAGGACTCTGTAACTAATTAGATGGTATTGATCCAACAATCCACTTGTACAAGCTATAAACAAACTCCTCTTGCAGCTGTTGGAAGCAAGTAGATTTTAATACTGCTTCCAGAATGGACCAAATCATAACATTTAAGTAGCAAGTAACTTCTGGAGGTCATCTGAACTAGATCATGGCACAAGCCAGGGCCAACTTAGCTCATTTAATTCAGGGCCTTGTCCATTCatgttttgaatatctccaagggCAGTGATTCAGTAGCCCATTTCAATTTTTGCCCTCACCATGAAGTTCTTTTCTTCATATCTATTAAGAATTTGCAGCTATTGTGCGTTATCTattgtctttttcattttgcactGCCAAGAATAGTCCAGCTTAatcttttttgttctctttccttttggTAGTTGAAACAGCAGTTAGATCCCTTCTTGACCTTTAGTGCTCTTGCCACCAGAAATTCATTTCAGTCATTGTGGTGGGCTGAAGAGCCCAAAGAAGCACTTCAGATACTCTCACAAGTGCTAAAAAGGGAGAATAATCACATCCCTTAATCTGCAGGTTTCTCTGTCAAGCTTCAGATTACTGTCAATTTTCTACCTATCTACCACCTGTCTGAGtcatatatttccattttttctatAAAGATACTAAGGAAATCTTTCTGAAAGACTTCATAAAATCAAGATAAACTATGACTGCTGTCCCCTAGTTCATGGGGTCAGTCCCTGCATCACAGAAGGCATAGTTTGTCAGTGCCTGAGGAGAACGTGCTCCATAACCTTGTTGAGACTGAGTGAAGGTGAAGATGAGTGTGGTTTGCACCTGTTTCCTGTAATCAGAATGGACATGACCTGTCAAAGATGATGGAGTATGGTCTTCATTGGACACCAGTGAGTTTTGTGATCCTGAAATGCATCCCATCTGCCCACATGCAGTTGTGTATTTCCAGTTGGCTTGTGTGAGACTTCAGCCAATGTAACACCTACTGTAGATAATCCTTTGCTTGCCCAGGCTCTGACTGAACTCAGAAAAGCTACTGGCTACTTTAGCCATCAATCAGAGATTGCAGAGACATGGAGGTGCTTTATGTGGAGAGACtagtttggatattaggaagcAGGCTTAGAGCTCTGCAGTGATGCATAGATCTTCCTAAGAAGCAAAGAGAATTGAGCAGAATTTGCAACAACACAGGAAATTACTTACTCATTTGAAATCAGTCCAGTAAGCAAGGGCTTGCCTCCGAGGACACAGTGGGAAGTTCTGTTTAAAGCATTCCCACAGTTATTTTATCTTGACAGAGTAGCCTCAAagtttttcaaaatctgttttaaaaatgtcatttttcctctttaaaagctttttgatTTTCCTGAGGTGTGCACCCTTAAAGTCAAGGTTGTGGCAAGTCCACCTCAAAACTCTTGCCCCTAAAGTAGCACATTTTCcatctttgctgtttctttacTGTAAACTCAGAGGGTTGTTCTCATGAGCACACTTGAAGGAGAGGAGCCAGCTCACAGAGGAGCTGCAATGGACTTATGGTTGCCTTAACTTGGTATAGCTGGACAGTATGTTCTTTGGCACTTAAGATTTAGTACAAAGATCAATCTTGTTTAAGACCAGTGAAAAAATACTGTTCCACTTCATATTAATTGGGATTAACTGATATTCATAGGAATAAAATTTACCTATTATGATGCCTAACATAGTTTTTATAAGTCTGAGGTGTTGAATtgacaaaatattaataaaatgttaCTATGGTGTTTTTGTTGGGCTGCTGAATTACCTTGGCTATCACaagtttggggttggttttttttttttgtttctgagatGACTTCAGGGAATAATGCATTACATTTCTCACATGCTCTAAAAATAGTACAAATATTGCAAGTTTGGCTGATTCAGTTTGCTGTTGGACCTGCTGTGAATACTTTGGGAGCAGTTCTGTGGAAAGTAGGTGCCAGCAGTCAAGATCTTGAATAATAATGCAATCAGGATACAGTGTCCGTCTATGTGCCTATAAATAAGCTGAATTCATCTGGATATTTTTGTAATGGGACCACATTTCCAATTACGCTGGGAATAATTTTGAACTATTAAGATCATGAAAGCCTTTGCTTTGATTTATTAGTAGCTAAAACAACTAAGAGGTGCTGTGTAATGTCAAATTTCAactcaattttaaaaagttgaagCCAATGTCTTTTAACACTTGTCTTTAAATTTCACTGCTGTTATAAGCAGTACAAAATTCTGAGTTTCAGTTAATAAGCAATAATATGACAGCTCTTGGAAAATTCGAAGTAGTTTTACTTTTGCTCTCTCTAAGAAGAATTGTCTGTTTATGTAGAGATTCTTGTATGGATAAAATATACGTAGCCATTAGTATAATTGAGTCCTTTgggtgttttcttctctgttacTGTATTGGGTAGTCAATTACATCAGAGTAGAGAGGATTTTACTGTTTATTAGAGACATTTTACATAAACCTGTTTT from Ficedula albicollis isolate OC2 chromosome 1A, FicAlb1.5, whole genome shotgun sequence carries:
- the METTL25 gene encoding methyltransferase-like protein 25 isoform X3; the encoded protein is MEKTLGYELPSRARWKQDSGLVSKQKCREAARTDLMFLTDDDIFSSAFCENSEKLINVHLFALAAKYYSLSNLGVCTPLEDVLEALKGDSEGATGIKPDEFMNNKKSHEVQVMSELVDSIANYCGIKQVIDIGSGKGYLSSFLSMQYNLKVYGIDSSSSNTNGAHERNRKLKKHWRAYQSRGKENLKSQRLEKANDRPVESEINCKTINEELLSNANSLPNQDQVIIQDLVPSCGFTEMAALETNTEAEADLMTGTQSHETKLSDEVLAVLNVLPADAVEDFSSSHNCVELCEEEKVQRKMTSPQTKERKSSESNLYFPLTSCITAETELKDIITDLEDCMMVGLHTCGDLAADTLRIFTAKPEIKAVCSVGCCYHLLSEQFENQEECHDRVWGFPMCQYLKDKGWCCGRNARMSACLALERVAVGQMLPTESLFYRAVLQVIIEEIYGVTKSDRHVGKTFSKSSSFVDYVRRSLKKLQLDDSKK